Proteins from a genomic interval of Solea solea chromosome 10, fSolSol10.1, whole genome shotgun sequence:
- the LOC131467611 gene encoding germ cell-specific gene 1-like protein: MKTSRRCRTLLSVSLNFFALFFSITAFITTYWCVGTQRVPKPKCSKLRTHHCIDYGVNETDPNKVVYSWETGDDRFLFRQFHTGIWFSCEENIDDESERCRSFIDLAPASEKGMLWLSLVSEMLYIVLLVVGFSLMCLELVHSSNVIDGLKLNAFAAVFTVLSGLLGMVAHVMYTQVFQVTVSLGPPDWRPYNWDYGWSFCMAWASFTCCMGASVTTLNSYTKTVIEFRHKRKTFEQSIREEHAREAFGYFRERSVHSISKSVEVYPSQTMKSGRKTPIPADSLDLSDIAGSLGEEQC, translated from the exons ATGAAGACCTCTCGCAGATGTAGGACCCTTCTGTCGGTGAGCCTCAACTTCTTCGCCCTGTTTTTCTCCATCACCGCCTTCATCACCACCTACTGGTGCGTGGGCACGCAGAGAGTCCCCAAGCCCAAGTGCAGCAAACTGCGGACACACCACTGTATAGACTACGGGGTGAACGAGACGGACCCGAACAAAGTGGTTTACAGCTGGGAGACCGGGGACGACCGGTTCCTGTTCCGCCAGTTCCACACCGGCATCTGGTTCTCCTGCGAGGAGAACATCGACGATGAAA GTGAGCGATGCCGCAGTTTCATCGATTTGGCCCCGGCATCAGAGAAAG GGATGCTGTGGCTCTCTCTGGTTTCTGAGATGTTGTACATCGTTCTGCTGGTGGTCGGCTTCAGCCTCATGTGTTTAGAGCTGGTTCACTCCAGCAACGTCATCGACGGACTCAAGCTCAATGCCTTCGCTGCCGTCTTCACTGTGCTTTCAG GTCTTCTCGGTATGGTGGCTCATGTGATGTACACACAGGTCTTTCAGGTCACCGTCAGTCTCGGTCCACCCGACTGGAGGCCCTACAACTGGGACTACGGCTGGTCCTTCTG CATGGCCTGGGCGTCTTTCACCTGTTGTATGGGCGCGTCCGTCACCACCCTCAACTCCTACACGAAGACCGTCATCGAGTTCAGGCACAAGCGCAAGACCTTTGAGCAAAGCATCCGGGAGGAGCACGCAAGGGAAGCCTTCGGATATTTCCGAGAACGCTCGGTGCACTCCATCTCGAAATCTGTGGAGGTTTATCCGAGTCAGACGATGAAAAGTGGCAGGAAAACTCCCATACCTGCTGACTCACTGGACCTGAGTGACATTGCGGGATCCTTAGGGGAAGAACAGTGCTGA
- the tmc5 gene encoding transmembrane channel-like protein 5 produces MTSYSNGGIFNPAYHDNETLEIDKRYPRKNNHTNPYAREAPSWQGSGAETHNGSVGRTTGGDDSLARMPWGGWQEESQRGRESIPMGLISTRQHGRNHSTFQINPDSQYDRSRIGQLPSSISANMTMRWRGMTMRSMSMFPDADPARLAFTEDAIRNEMENEEQNQVKELVALSTRDRIHAIRSLPTSFEEKKHIRSQVLKSAKKSRKNAHLADFSENVSLFFRRCGYSVRSARQTLQLWHGIMKEIGGKFGTSVLSYFVFLKWLLMFNIFSFLVNFGFITIPLLVYDPTPNIPPNVTFRGLEILTGAGYFRYTVMYYGGYSNEILVGLVDYNMQLAYFFTITLYMVLCGVALLYSMASSFQTNYVLAAPASSGAWQLLCSWDFSVTNERAVRQRKNNLRVQLQESLSEKAQRERPTLSVKLKQFGVYLGSWLLSTGLAVGCGASIFYLCQYEEQRTTDAASWTLLQEAETLLLPFVVSLMNLVIPLFYSLFNKFELYSSQRKQVYALVVRNVLLRGSILGVLCYYWMNVVPEKYSCWESIVGQSLYRLVIFDFLFLMLGSFFGEFLSKVLGTTLLPRLGVPEFDIARNVLELIYAQTLAWIGIYFSPLLPAIQILKFFILFYLKKVSLTHNCQPPRRTGRAAQMQTTFIALLFFPFFVGAVSMVALTAWRLTPSKHCGPFRGLSNTFIVVEVWIAELAAIPGSVWVVWIYQHVIESELFYFMLVLIVLVVIYMFWQVIQGRKQLIVLLKQQIVNEGKDKAFLLEKLQNLQKSRSNKILKQKTPKKHTKQRSGNVSAGGQSTSNAMLQALFARQQLEDEEGRRGNGGVPVPSDISTSSALVQAMMARQRAQDQEENTHMSDTDFSSPSAFTQASQARQRAEVEAWDEHNSTANYHETAANTSSAVMLVMQARQRAEDEDGTQWVPAHPQNPVPAGSSALIQAMLARQQAQNEFDDGY; encoded by the exons ATGACAAGTTACAGCAACGGTGGGATTTTCAACCCTGCTTACCATGACAACGAAACTCTGGAAATTGATAAAAG GTATCCTCGCAAAAACAACCACACCAACCCTTATGCCAGGGAAGCCCCCTCCTGGCAGGGTAGCGGAGCAGAGACACATAATGGCTCCGTGGGTCGGACGACCGGTGGTGATGATTCTTTAGCGAGAATGCCCTGGGGTGGCTGGCAGGAGGAGAgccagagggggagagaaagcaTCCCCATGGGCCTCATCTCAACCCGGCAGCATGGTCGCA ATCACAGTACATTTCAAATCAACCCTGACTCTCAGTACGATCGATCACGAATAGGTCAACTTCCGTCTTCAATTTCAG CTAACATGACAATGAGATGGAGGGGGATGACAATGAGAAGCATGAGCATGTTTCCCGATGCTGATCCTGCCCGTCTAGCTTTCACCGAGGATGCCATCAGGAATGAGATGGAAAATG AGGAACAAAACCAAGTCAAGGAGCTCGTTGCCCTGTCGACACGAGACCGAATCCACGCGATCCGGTCTCTTCCAACGAGctttgaagaaaagaaacacatcaG GAGCCAAGTCCTCAAGTCTGCCAAGAAATCTCGGAAGAATGCACATTTAGCAGATTTCTCTGAAAATGTCTCGCTG TTCTTCCGCAGGTGTGGCTACAGTGTGAGGTCGGCCAGGCAGACGCTGCAGCTGTGGCACGGCATCATGAAAGAGATCGGTGGCAAGTTTGGCACCAGTGTCCTCTCCTATTTCGTGTTCCTCAAGTGGCTGCTCATGTTCAACATCTTCTCCTTCCTCGTTAACTTTGGCTTTATCACCATCCCGCTGCTCGTTTATGACCCCACACCCAACATCCCTCCTAATGTGACCTTCAGGGGACTGGAGATACTGACTGGAGCT GGTTACTTCAGATATACTGTCATGTACTATGGCGGCTACAGCAATGAAATCCTCGTGGGTCTGGTGGACTATAACATGCAGCTGGCCTATTTCTTCACCATCACACTCTACATGGTGCTGTGTGGAGTTGCACTTCTTTACAG CATGGCAAGCTCATTTCAGACTAATTATGTACTAGCAGCTCCCGCCTCAAGTGGTGCATGGCAACTTCTGTGCAGCTGGGATTTTAGTGTAACCAATGAGAGAGCGGTGAGGCAGCGCAAGAACAACCTCCGTGTCCAACTCCAG GAGTCTCTGTCAGAGAAGGCCCAGAGGGAGCGGCCTACCCTCTCTGTAAAACTCAAGCAGTTTGGAGTGTATCTGGGTTCCTGGCTCCTCTCCACTGGCTTAGCTGTCGGCTGTGGGGCCAGCATCTTCTACCTCTGCCAGTATGAAGAGCAG CGGACAACTGACGCTGCCAGCTGGACTCTGCTTCAGGAGGCAGAGACGCTCCTGCTTCCCTTCGTGGTGTCTCTGATGAACCTGGTCATCCCGCTCTTTTACTCCCTCTTCAACAAGTTTGAGCTCTACTCCAGCCAGCGGAAACAAGTCTACGCTCTAGTGGTCAG AAATGTCTTGCTCAGAGGTTCCATTCTGGGCGTCTTGTGTTACTACTGGATGAATGTGGTGCCTGAGAAGTATTCG TGTTGGGAGTCAATCGTGGGGCAGTCTTTGTACCGTCTGGTCATTTTTGACTTCCTTTTCCTGATGTTGGGATCCTTCTTTGGAGAGTTTCTCAGCAA AGTACTTGGGACTACATTATTACCACGTCTTGGGGTTCCAGAGTTCGACATAGCCAGAAATGTCCTCGAACTTATCTACGCACAGACTCTAGCCTG GATTGGGATCTACTTCTCTCCCCTGCTGCCTGCCATCCAGATTCTCAAATTCTTCATCTTGTTTTACCTGAAGAAG gTCAGTCTGACTCACAACTGCCAGCCTCCGCGGCGAACAGGAAGGGCAGCTCAGATGCAGACAACTTTCATcgccctcctcttcttccctttCTTTGTGGGAGCCGTGTCCATGGTGGCGCTCACCGCCTGGAG ACTCACGCCCTCAAAGCATTGTGGTCCTTTCCGGGGTCTCAGCAACACCTTCATTGTGGTTGAGGTGTGGATAGCTGAGCTGGCGGCGATACCTGGTTCTGTGTGGGTCGTGTGGATTTACCAACATGTCATTGAGAGTGAATTATTCTATTTTATGCTCGTACTCATCGTCCT AGTCGTCATATACATGTTCTGGCAAGTGATTCAAGGCCGCAAGCAGCTCATCGTTCTACTGAAGCAGCAGATTGTCAAT GAGGGGAAAGACAAGGCCTTCTTGTTAGAAAAGCTCCAGAACCTCCAGAAATCTCGGTCAAATAAAATACTCAAACAGAAGACTCCAAAAAAG CACACCAAACAACGTTCAGGTAACGTGTCCGCAGGTGGTCAGTCCACCTCAAATGCCATGCTGCAGGCTCTGTTTGCTCGCCAGCAACTCGAAGACGAGGAGGGAAGACGAGGCAATGGCGGCGTGCCAGTTCCCTCCGATATCTCCACCTCCAGTGCCCTAGTGCAGGCCATGATGGCCCGTCAGAGAGCTCAGGACCAGGAGGAAAACACGCACATGTCGGATACAGACTTCTCATCCCCCAGTGCCTTCACACAGGCCTCACAAGCAAGACAGAGGGCGGAGGTTGAGGCGTGGGATGAACACAACAGTACGGCCAATTATCATGAAACCGCTGCCAACACGTCCAGCGCTGTCATGCTGGTGATGCAAGCCAGACAGAGAGCTGAGGACGAGGACGGGACTCAGTGGGTCCCCGCTCACCCACAGAACCCAGTCCCCGCGGGCTCCAGCGCACTCATTCAGGCCATGTTGGCGCGGCAGCAGGCCCAGAACGAGTTTGACGATGGCTACTGA